The Prevotella melaninogenica region ACAATTATAAACAATAAGATAAAGAATGTTCAGCCTTCCCAAATTAGAAGTATAACTCAAGAGAACTATGTAACAAACTCCGTAAAGTTAGCTGTTGCTACTCATCAAAGTATACAGAATCCACTTGTTAACAACAACTTGTCTGGCAATACGGTCTACAATAAAGAAGAAGAAAAAGAAACGACTACAGATAATAATAATGTCACAGAAACTCAAGAAACAACCAATAAGACAAGACAAGACAAGATAGAAAATGTTGATAAACAACAGACTACAAAACCACAGTCGTGGGGGAATTCGGAAAGAATCTACGCAACAAATGCGAAGAAGAATGATCCATCATCTCGCTTCTGCATAGGAACTTCCTATAATTATGGTACGGGAACTTCCCATAATTCTGACAAGATGCTATTGCCAGTAGCAAACCCTTATGGTGACTATGACCCAGAATTCTCTGGAAGAAACATACAAGACAGCCCAATAGGTACAAAAGATAGAAGAACGAGGACTAAACACCACCAACCAATAAAGTTAGGTGTTTCCATAAGGTATAATATCAACAATCGGTGGAGCCTACAGACAGGACTCAATTACAGTCGACTTGCTTCCGACTTCTCTTATGAAAAGAGAGGAACAGAATATGCCGTAGAACAAAAACTGCAATACGTCGGCATACCTGTAAATGCAAGTTACAGTTTCATTAAGACCAAAAGGTTCAATGTTTATGCGACTGCAGGTGCTGAAATAGAGAAACTCGTGAAAGGTGAAGTCAACTTATCTGCTGAAGCCATGTCACAAATAACTCCGACACATACAACTATTAAAGAGGGTAGACCAGTATTCTCAACCGCTCTTTCCATTGGAGGAGAGCTCAGAATTAGCAAAGATGTCAGTGCTTATATTGAGCCTGGAATAAGCCATCACTTCAATAATGGGAGCAACGTTGAGAGTATTTACAAGGACAAGCCTACCAACTTCAATCTTAATATGGGTGTCAGAATCAACTTAAACAAGTAGGAATAAAATAAGACTTATTTCTAAAGTTTCCCACAAGCACCCATATTCTCATCTTTAAATAAAAATCTATTTGCCTATTAAACTTTTTGAAATTCTTAGCGTCATATATACCATTAAGAATTAGAAAAGTTTATTATGGCAAAAAGATTGTTGATTTTCGTTCTACTGCTGACCAGCACTGTTGTGATGCTGGCACAGAACAGAACCGTTACAGGTACGCTCTACGATGCAGAGTTAAAGGAGAAAGTACCATTTGCTGTTGTTCAGCTGTTGAAGCAGGACAGCAGCTATGTTGTTGGTGCCACATCAGATGAAGCAGGAAGCTTTAAGATTACAGCTCCTACAAACGGACGATTCATTTTAAAAGCATCGTATGTAGGCTACAAGACTATTTTTCAGAACATTACCATTGCCAATGAGCAGGATGTGGCAGTGGGTCAGTTAGACTTCCAAGTAGACTCACGCACCTTGAAAGAGGTGAAAGTTGTGGCAAGTGCACCGAAAGTTGTCGTAAAAGCCGACACATTCCAGTACAATGCTTCGGCTTATCGCGTGCCAGAAGGTTCGACAATTGAAGCCCTTGTAAAGAGATTACCTGGTGCGGAAGTGTCGAGTGATGGAACCATTAAGATTAATGGAAAGGAAGTTAAGAAGATACTTGTTGATGGAAAGGAGTTCATGGTGGGCGACACCAAGACCGCTATGAAGAATCTCCCTACCTCTATCGTACAAACTATTAAGGCTTACGACCAAAAGAGTGACTTGAGTCGTGTGACGGGTATCGATGATGGTAACGAGTCAACCGTACTCGACTTTGGTATCAAGGCTGGAATGAACAAAGGTTTATTCTCAAATATTGATTTGGGTATCGGTACGCATAACCGCTATTCAGAGAAGGCGATGGGCGCTTATTTCAATAATAAGTTCCGTATAATGGGCTTTGCATCAGCCAATAATGTAAACGACATGGGCTTCGGTGGTGGTCCACGTGGCGGTTTCGGTGGTGTAAGACAGGGATTGAACGCAACCAAGATGGTGGGTCTGAACCTGAATTATGACAACGGAAACACCTTGCAGTGGGATGGTAGTGTGCGTTGGAACCACTCTGATGGCGACCTGAACACACGTGTATCAAGTGAGAACTTCGTAGCAAGTCAGGGCTCATTTGCCAACCGTCTTTCACAAGAATACACCAGAACGAACTCTTGGGACGGCCGTTTCCGCTTGGAGTGGCGACCTGACTCTGTATGGAATATTACGTTCCGACCCAACTTCAGACTCACTAAGAACGACGGACAGGTGGTTAGTTCTTCTGCTGCCAATAACGCTGACCCATACGAAACAGTGGATGATCCATTGTCAGCAGCCTCTATCGCACAGCTGAAAGCATTGGGAACGATGGTGAATACACAGCGTAATATGACCATAAGCTATGGTAATACCACCGCTTTAGGTGCTATGCTGCAGGTGAATCGCAAGCTCTCAAGCAACGGACGAAACGTTACCCTACGTGTAGATGGTAACTATAGTGATTCGGATTCAAAGACTTTCTCAACACAAGATATTCAGTATTTCCAGTTGCAAGATGCACTCGGAAACGACTCTACTTATCGTGCCTATCGTTACAACCTTATGCCAACAAAGAGTTGGGACTATGCCCTACAGGCAACTTATAGCGAGCCAATAGCCCGCAAGACTTACCTGCAGTTCAGCTATCAGTTTAAGTATGGCTTCTCAAAGAGCGACCGTGACACCTACGACCTCTCTGCTATGCCTTCAGGAACATTCGGTAGTCTGCAACCTGCTTACCGTTCATGGGACAATTATCTTGGACTGTTGACCAACCCTATGGCAAGCTATCTCGATGATAACTTGAGCCGTTACTCTGAGTATCGCACCTATACACACGACATGCAGGTGATGATGCGAATGATTCGTGATAAGTGGAAGATGAACGTGGGTGTGATGTGCCAGCCACAGCACTCTACTTACATGCAGGATTACCTCGGTGTACACGTTGACACAGCGCGCACAGTATTCAACTGGAGTCCTACTTTCGACTTCCGTTATAAGTTCAGCGAGCAGAGTAATCTGCGTATCAATTATAAGGGTACGATCACTCAACCTACGATGAGTCAGCTGTTGAGTATCGTCGACAACACTGACCCACAGAATATATCTGTTGGTAACCCGGGACTGAAGCCAGCCTTCACCAATAACTTCCGCTTGTTCTATAACACGTACAAGCAGAGTCATTCACAGGCGCTGATGACCTTTGCGAACTTCTCAACGACACGAAATGCAATTGGCAACAGTGTGACCTACGATGCGATTACAGGTGCTCGTACGATTCAGCCAGTGAACGTAAATGGTAACTGGGATGCTGATGCTGGATTGATGTATAACACAAGTATCGACTCGGCAGGCGTATGGAATCTCCACACCTTTACGCGTACTAACTTCAATCGTTACGTCAGCTATCTGCAGCTTAACAGAACAAGCAACTTAGAGAAGAATATAACGAAGTCATTGACCTTAGGAGAACGACTCGCTGCCAGCTATCGTACCTCTTGGTTAGAATTAGAGTTAGACGGCTCAGTAGACTATACGAACACGAAGAATAATCTTCAGAGTATGAGCAATCTACGTACATGGCAGTTTGCATACGGTGGTACGTTGAGTCTTAACCTCCCTTGGAACATGAGTATCTCGACCGACCTTCACCAGAACAGTCGTCGTGGATATAGCGATGCTTCATTGAACACCAATGAGCTGCTTTGGAATGCGCAAATTTCACAGAGTATGTTGAAAGGCAATGCACTGACCTTCAGTTTGCAGTTCTATGACATCTTACGTCAGCAGAGCAACCTCTCACGTGTCATCAACTCTATGAGTCGTACAGATACTGAATACAATAGTATTAATAGCTATATCATGCTGCGTGCTACCTACCGTCTGAACCTCTTTGGTGGTAAGAACGCTATGCCTAAACCAAAGGATAGTCCAGACTTCGACCGCAATGCTCCCAGAATGCGTCCACGTCCAAATGGTCGTCCTTCTGGCAACGGTGGCGGTCGTCCTCCTATGGGCGGTGGATTCGGTGGATTCTAACAGCCTCACCCCCAATCCCTCTCCGAACCAGCGGTCACTGACCGAAGGGAAGTAATGGAGAGGGGCTGGGGGTGAGGCTGTATTATACCAAGAACTCTTGTACAATCCTTTGAAAATGCTTACCTTTGTCTGCAACCCTAAATCATTCAAAGAAGGGTAAACCCAAATAAATAAATACTGATAATGAAACCTATCAATAACTTTATCTTAGCAGTGGGCTTAACAATCGCTTTCTCTGTAACACCAAACAATGTACAGGCACAGGTGAAAAACTTGCAGGAGAAGGTGAAAAACTACTTCCTTCAAACGCTTAAAACGAAGCAGAATGTGGAGCAGCAGAGCAAGGAAGCCTTTCAACGTAATAAGACTTATACGACAGATATACAGCAGCTGATTAAGAACAAAGATATCGCTCAAAACCAAAAGATGGTGTGGGCGGCATGGTGTGAGGCGAATCGCGAGTTGAATGAACAGAAGCTCGCGAAGCCTGAAGACTTGCGGAAGGGCATGAAAGCATCGTGGAATTTACCTGAAGCATTGGAAAAGAATGCCGTCATGCCTTACTACTATGGTGTAAAGGGAAGCGCAGCAGGCAAGCTTCCGTTGTTCCTTTACCTGCATGGTTCTGGTCCAAAGGAACATGAATGGGCGACCGGACTTATCTTAGGAAACAGATTCCAAGATGGTCCTTCACTCTATTTCATTCCACAGATTCCTAACGAAGGCGATTACTATCGCTGGTGGCAAGTAGCAAAGCAGTTTGCTTGGGAGAAACTGATCCGACAGGCACTTGTCGAGGGTAATGTTGATGCTAATCGTCTCTACGTCTTCGGTATATCTGAAGGTGGCTATGGCAGTCAGCGTCTTGCCTCTTTCTATGCCGACTATTGGGCTGCAGCTGGTCCGATGGCTGGTGGCGAACCATTGAAGAATGCACCTGTAGAAAACTGTGCTAACATTGGTTTCTCATTCCTCACAGGGGCGGATGACACTGGTTTCTACCGTAATATTCTAACTTACTATACGCAGATTGCATTTGACTCTGCTCAGTTGGCACGACCGCTTGATGCCGACAAACGTCTTCTCTTTGTTCATCGTATCAACCTACTGCCTGGCATGCAGCATCATATTAAATACGACCTCACTACTCCATGGCTTAAGAATTTCGTTCGTAATCCCTATCCAAAGACGGTGCTCTGGGAAGACTATGACATGGATGGGCGCCATCGTTCGGGCTTCTACAACCTACAAGTGTTAACCTCTCCCACGAAGGACCGCACTTACTATGACATGAATATCCACAACAATGTGGTGAAGATAAATATCAAGGAGGTGGAATATACCGCTGTTGAGAAGGACAAACATTGGGGTATTGAAATGAGATTTAACCGCAGCTACACAAATGCAAAGGGCGGTAGACTTCGCATTTATTTGAATAGCGAACTCATAGACATGAACAAGCCTGTGACAGTTATCGTCAACGGAAAAGAGCTCTATAGGAAGAATGTGAAGGCAAACCTCCAAGACATGATTAATAGCTGTACCGAATATTTCGACCCATACAGAGTTTTTCCAGCTTCCATTGAGATTAATTATTAACTCAATGGGAGCTGGGGCAATCCCCCTTTACCCTTCGTTTTGTAATAAAATTTCACTACCTCCATTTCAATAGAGGCTCTTTTGGCTTCTAAAAGACGCCTAATTGGCTTCCAAGAGACGCCCTTTTGACCTCTTAAAGACGCCCTTTAAGAACCCAACTAAGCACCTTTTATCAACCAACTTTGTAACCATCTGATTATAGGAAACTTACAAAGGTAGTAAAATCAACGCTTTTCATTCCGCTTTTAAGCGTAGAAAGCGGAATTATTGTAAACAAATTTCAGACCCTTCTTTTGAGTATTCATAATTCTGGTGTAATCCGCTTTGACGTAATGTCACGCAGAGAAAAGGAGAGGACGGAGGATTATTTAAACAAAACAATGGAAGTCACGGAGGCACCGCAGGTGCATAAAGCAACGGAGCATATTTGCAAGCTTTATCAGAGATTCTATACACAAACAATTTATCCAAAAGTTATAAGGAACCTGTACGCTACACCTCCGTCGCTCTTTGTGCCATCGGCACCTCCGTGACATTGCGTTTACCTCCGTCCCCTCCGTGACTCCGTGTGCCTATTATATAAGACTTTTAGCTTATCACTCCATATTTTGGAAGAACCTCTTATTACCCTGTTACCATGTCTCTTATTACCCTGTACCATGTCTTCCATTACCCTGTTACCATGTCTCTTATTACTCTGTTACCATGTCTTCCATTACCCTGTCTCCATCAAGGAATGCAAAATCACAAAAAAAGAGTTGACAAGTTAATCATCCCAAGGAGCCATACCCCTCAAAACAATTAACTTGTCAACTCGTTTACTTGTGTACTCCGTCTACTTAGTATCCCATTACCCTGTCTCCATCAAGGAATGCAAAACCACAAAAAAAGAGTTGACAAGTTAATTATCCCAAGGAGCCATACCCCTCAAAACAATTAACTTGTCAACTCGTTTACTTGTGTACTCCGTCTACTTAAAAAGACTCATCCACTTAAAAAGAGTCGCCCTCTTAAAGCCTTCTCAAACCTTTCATTATCTCTTCTGCATGAACGCAGCAGGCTTAGCACTTTTGCTTAAAGGATGGAAAAGCATCACAGGCTGAAGCAAGAACAGAGGACCATTAAGATATAACTGGCTTCCCTGCTGGTTGTACTTATAGATTGCGAAGACATTTCCATTAAATGAATTAAGAGGGAAACCTAAAGGTCCTAAATACTTTAAGCTCTTTATGTAAGCGGCATTCTTACCACTATCCTCAAGAATACCAGCAACCATCTTATCCGCCTTAGAGTAAGACATCCTTGCTGTCATTGTCAACTGATTTGACGCATAATAGTTATAAATACCAGGAACAACCTTCTGGAATGCAGCAAATTCGGTATCACTCACCTTACCAGCATTATGACCTTCAATCTGCTGACGAATAAGTTTCATGAATGTACCATAATGATTGATGTCCCAAATAGCAGTTCTGTAGAAATAAGTGGTATCATTAACTCTCTTTGAAAGAACATATTCACCAGCCTTCAATGACAATGATACCTTAGCAGGATCAAAGGTGAGCGTCATCTTCATACCCGTATCACTTGAATTAAAGGTCAACTCGGTATCAGATTTCTTCTCAAGTGTACCAACAATCTGCGTAACCAAAGTTTTAATATCAGTTGTAGATGAGGTCATCTTAAGAAGGTCATAACCATAGAGACTATAGGTCTTACCTGCAAGATCGTCAATGCCACCCTGTGTTACAGTGATAGTATCACGATTCTCTTGGTTCTTCAAAACGAGTGAGAAAGTACGAATCTCACCTGTTGTGTTAGCTCCAATATGTGCCACGAAAGCAGAGTCCTTATTCTCAATTGATGCCACACCAGAAGCATCGGAAGCATCAGCAAGCTCCATAGAAGGCTCAGCACCTAATGCAGTATAAGGTAGAGTGAGGGTTGTATCCTTATCACTCACAGCGTAATACTTAGTACCTTTGTACTTGAAAAGAGCTCCAGCCTGCAAGATTGGCAGATTAGTAGAATCCTTACCATTCTTGATTGTCAACACAGCAGAACGACTGTCAATGGCTGGGTTGTTAGTAACACTGACTACGATAGAATCGTTCTGCAACAGAGCTGTTGCCCATGAATCACTGACAGAGACGGTTGAGCCAGCAGGTGCAGTAAACTTCACCCCACCCTTCTGTGCCGCAGCAGTAAAGGTAAGTTTTGAATTTACTACCTGCACAGGGTTCTCACGCAAGTAATTACTACCTGCATCGTTGTCGTCACTGCAGGCAACGAAGCCTGCAGTAACAGCAAGGAGAAGACAAATATTAAATATCTTTTTCATAAAACACTTACTTGTTTAGTTTTACTTGAGACGCTGTAGATGTTGTGAGGAATGAGTTCCAGTCTACATCGAAGCGTGCAACACGGTTTGGTAGATACTGTGGCATCAATACAGACGCTGTATTGTCGAATGAATCCTCTGGCAAGATAGAAGGCTTGGCAGATGAAGATGTAGAGGCCTTCTTGGTGATTACTGGGTTAGTCCACTTATCCCACCAACCTGCAAGATTCTCAGAGGTGAATGGTTCGCCAGTGTAAGCCCAGAGAATGATACGCTCAGTAGTCAAACCAGTATACTGTACCTGTCCATTAGAGATGCTGAACAATGGTCCACAGAGTGACGCACTGATGTCGCCATTGTCTGCAACGGTGAAGGTAATGAGGTTGTAAGCACCTGTACCTGTACCTGTACCACTCTTCTCATCGATGTTAAAGGCATTACCGATGTTATAGCTTACATTATTTCCCTGGAAGGTCATCACCTTCTGACCACCCTGCATCAAGAATGCATTAGCAGAAGCTACGTAGGTCAATGGGAATACATAGTCTGAGCCATAAGCACTGTGAACATTGAGGTAGAACTTGCGGTTCGCACCAGAACCAACATATCTCAGTCGTGCTGTACGAGTATTATCAAAGAAGCCCATCTTTCCATCCTTTGATACATATGAAGTCATCGTGAGCTCATAAGTACCCATGAGTGCAGAAAGGTCGAACTGCAGGATCTGAACCTGTGCCTCTTTTATACCATTTGAAATCTTAAGTTTTGCACCACGTGCTTTCGTTGCAATAGGATTAGCATCTACCTTAATAGTAAGCTTATCACCATCCTTAGAGAGGTGAAGCCATGATGCATCGCAAGTGATGTCGAGTTTGTTAAGATATGGAATGGTCTTAGTAATAGTCTTTTCACCATTAGAAGCGTTGATAGCACCTATCATCTTCGCAATGAGATTTACATCAACATTAGAAGCAGTAGATTCCACACCTGTTCCAGTAAACTTAGCTGTTGCCTTATCAAATGTTAAGTCGTACAACTGTACGCCATTCAACATAATAGGCTCATACAAACGGATTCCTTTATCTGTAAAGGCGTAAGCAGACTCAGCAACAAGTTTATCACCATCATAGATAGCCAACTGACGATTGTTCTTATCGGTGACAACGAGTGTGTAAGGCTTTCCACCAATGGTAAGAGCTACATCAGAGAAAACAAAGAGGTTGGTAAGTTCTGTTACCTTCTCTATATATTCTGAAGCTTCGCCAGAGAGTTTATTGAGATACATAGTATTCAACGAACGCTTGCCGTGAATCTTGATGCGGTCAGCACCAATACTATCGATAACGAACTCGAAGTCGCCTTCCTTACCGAGATACTCACCATTCTTTGGAGTAGCATAAATGTGGAGGAAGGTATTGTACGTATCGAACGACAAAACCGGTCCGTCGTCTTCTTTCATCTTATACAATGACTTTACCTCGCCATCATCAGGATTATTCTCGTAGCGTACAATCGCATTGTCACGGGTGAACTTAATCGTATAAGCCACGCCACCATAAGCCTGGTTTCTCTGTGGATAATAGTCTAAAGCCCAGCCATATTGCGATGCAACCAACGTTTCCTGTGCCTTCTGAAGGAATTCGTCCATACGCTCAGAGTAAGGCTTTCCAAAGACATTCTCTTCTTCTGTCTGGCATGACTGAAGGAAAAGAGCTGGCAAGGCAAGTAGGAGATATATAAATAATTTATTTGCTTTCATATAATGATCCTTTCTTAATAATTAAGATTTGTCAGATTATAACTGCCACTAACAACGTTGTTCTCACGCTCAATGACAGTATCACGCACCTTATCAAGGTCGACATTAAAGGTCTCTTTATAGTAACGTTTAGCAATCTCGAGCTTCTTCTCAATAGCTGTTACACCTGGCTGATCTTTTGCTTCTGCACCATTCGCATCCACAATGGTTGCTTTCTTGAGGATAGCCTTCCACTGTGCATCGGTAGAGATAATGTAAGTACTTACTACCTCAGCAAAGTCCTCACGCTCTTCTTTCTGTGAGTAGGCTGTAACGAAACCACGCTTCTCATAGCCTGTTCCATACTTCTCAGAAAGCCACGAATCATTAACATAACCTGTTGGTGTTATCTTACCAAACTCACGTGGGTAGTCCTTAGTCTGGTTCACGATGTGAACAAACTCGTGGTGAATCGTCTTAAGATAATATTCATCCAAAGCGGTACGATTGTTCTTGACTTTATCAAGATGATTAACACCCAAGAGACGAATCTTCTTTCCACCCTCAGCAGTACCGAGTTTTATACTACCATTGTTTCCATACTCGAACTCACCCAAGAAGCTGAAGAGCTTTGGGAAGAAGCGACGTGTGAAATCAATACCTGCTGCTTCGGTATAAGCTTCAACACAAGTGTACTTCACGATATGCGCTAACTCCACTGACTGAGCTGAATCGGCTGGCACATCATAGTAAGACATATCCGACTCATTGTCCTCATAACGCCATTGGATTTGAATGTTATAAGGTACTACGAAGTTCTTATACAGCCACTTGTCGAAAACAGTGTTTGCCGTCTTAGAAGGCTTGATAACGCTCTCGCTTGACAAATTATCGTCTGAACAAGCAGTGAAGCCTGCTGTCACTGCCGCCAATAGCGATAAAGCTAATATGTTTTTCTTCATTTCTTAATCCTTTAATTAGCTATTAAAAAGAGTGTGCACTTACTGGAGCAGAATACTGATTGACCGCTGAAAGTACTGGCAATTTGTACTGAGAAAGGTCAACGAGCTTCGCACCTGCTACAAGAGCCTTAGCTGGGTTGCCAGCAACACCAGCCTCACGAATACTCTGTGGAATCTGTACCACCTGACGAGGGTCGTCCTTCTCCAACCAATCAAGGTTCTTTGAAGGCTTACCGTTAGCACCAATCAAACGACGTGGAATCTCGATATTGTAACGTCTGATATCCATCCAACGCATCCCCTGATGTACTGTCTCGATACGACGGAAGTTCAGCAAGCACTGTAAGAGTGACTCCTGCACTGAGCCTTCAGCATCGATAGTGAAGCGAGGGCTGATGTGCTTCTTGAAACTTGGTACCATCTTAGCAGCATCAGCATATGCATATAGAACTGTCTTGAAGTAAGTTTGTACACTTGTTGGGGTAAGGCTCACATTGGTATTGAAGAAGTTCTTCATCCAAATAGTCATATCTGCACAAGCAGCATCATTCTGACCAAGCATGATTTCAGCCTCTGCACGGTTGAGCAAAGCCTCATCCATCGTGAAGTCAACATTCAATGTGCGAAGATAACCAGAGCCTGTTGTAGTATTACGAATCTCAAACTCACGTGGAAGTTTCATCAATAAAGCGAAGTTACTCTCACCTGAATTAACGGTAAATGGCTTCCAAATGAGGTTTGATGATGTGCCCCAGATGTTATTACTCTGGAACAACTCTGTCTCTGACAAGTAGTTAGTGAGTGTATAACGCTTACTGGTTAACC contains the following coding sequences:
- a CDS encoding DUF4302 domain-containing protein, producing MKANKLFIYLLLALPALFLQSCQTEEENVFGKPYSERMDEFLQKAQETLVASQYGWALDYYPQRNQAYGGVAYTIKFTRDNAIVRYENNPDDGEVKSLYKMKEDDGPVLSFDTYNTFLHIYATPKNGEYLGKEGDFEFVIDSIGADRIKIHGKRSLNTMYLNKLSGEASEYIEKVTELTNLFVFSDVALTIGGKPYTLVVTDKNNRQLAIYDGDKLVAESAYAFTDKGIRLYEPIMLNGVQLYDLTFDKATAKFTGTGVESTASNVDVNLIAKMIGAINASNGEKTITKTIPYLNKLDITCDASWLHLSKDGDKLTIKVDANPIATKARGAKLKISNGIKEAQVQILQFDLSALMGTYELTMTSYVSKDGKMGFFDNTRTARLRYVGSGANRKFYLNVHSAYGSDYVFPLTYVASANAFLMQGGQKVMTFQGNNVSYNIGNAFNIDEKSGTGTGTGAYNLITFTVADNGDISASLCGPLFSISNGQVQYTGLTTERIILWAYTGEPFTSENLAGWWDKWTNPVITKKASTSSSAKPSILPEDSFDNTASVLMPQYLPNRVARFDVDWNSFLTTSTASQVKLNK
- a CDS encoding TonB-dependent receptor, translated to MAKRLLIFVLLLTSTVVMLAQNRTVTGTLYDAELKEKVPFAVVQLLKQDSSYVVGATSDEAGSFKITAPTNGRFILKASYVGYKTIFQNITIANEQDVAVGQLDFQVDSRTLKEVKVVASAPKVVVKADTFQYNASAYRVPEGSTIEALVKRLPGAEVSSDGTIKINGKEVKKILVDGKEFMVGDTKTAMKNLPTSIVQTIKAYDQKSDLSRVTGIDDGNESTVLDFGIKAGMNKGLFSNIDLGIGTHNRYSEKAMGAYFNNKFRIMGFASANNVNDMGFGGGPRGGFGGVRQGLNATKMVGLNLNYDNGNTLQWDGSVRWNHSDGDLNTRVSSENFVASQGSFANRLSQEYTRTNSWDGRFRLEWRPDSVWNITFRPNFRLTKNDGQVVSSSAANNADPYETVDDPLSAASIAQLKALGTMVNTQRNMTISYGNTTALGAMLQVNRKLSSNGRNVTLRVDGNYSDSDSKTFSTQDIQYFQLQDALGNDSTYRAYRYNLMPTKSWDYALQATYSEPIARKTYLQFSYQFKYGFSKSDRDTYDLSAMPSGTFGSLQPAYRSWDNYLGLLTNPMASYLDDNLSRYSEYRTYTHDMQVMMRMIRDKWKMNVGVMCQPQHSTYMQDYLGVHVDTARTVFNWSPTFDFRYKFSEQSNLRINYKGTITQPTMSQLLSIVDNTDPQNISVGNPGLKPAFTNNFRLFYNTYKQSHSQALMTFANFSTTRNAIGNSVTYDAITGARTIQPVNVNGNWDADAGLMYNTSIDSAGVWNLHTFTRTNFNRYVSYLQLNRTSNLEKNITKSLTLGERLAASYRTSWLELELDGSVDYTNTKNNLQSMSNLRTWQFAYGGTLSLNLPWNMSISTDLHQNSRRGYSDASLNTNELLWNAQISQSMLKGNALTFSLQFYDILRQQSNLSRVINSMSRTDTEYNSINSYIMLRATYRLNLFGGKNAMPKPKDSPDFDRNAPRMRPRPNGRPSGNGGGRPPMGGGFGGF
- a CDS encoding BACON domain-containing protein; this translates as MKKIFNICLLLAVTAGFVACSDDNDAGSNYLRENPVQVVNSKLTFTAAAQKGGVKFTAPAGSTVSVSDSWATALLQNDSIVVSVTNNPAIDSRSAVLTIKNGKDSTNLPILQAGALFKYKGTKYYAVSDKDTTLTLPYTALGAEPSMELADASDASGVASIENKDSAFVAHIGANTTGEIRTFSLVLKNQENRDTITVTQGGIDDLAGKTYSLYGYDLLKMTSSTTDIKTLVTQIVGTLEKKSDTELTFNSSDTGMKMTLTFDPAKVSLSLKAGEYVLSKRVNDTTYFYRTAIWDINHYGTFMKLIRQQIEGHNAGKVSDTEFAAFQKVVPGIYNYYASNQLTMTARMSYSKADKMVAGILEDSGKNAAYIKSLKYLGPLGFPLNSFNGNVFAIYKYNQQGSQLYLNGPLFLLQPVMLFHPLSKSAKPAAFMQKR
- a CDS encoding porin family protein, encoding MKEDWLDTLRTRIQNECDVKAPDGLLNDIKQEMNRRGVTPMRSTRQKASVVPLWTYRVASAAAIIGIGIFLSHLLFDHTSLPKQCATIINNKIKNVQPSQIRSITQENYVTNSVKLAVATHQSIQNPLVNNNLSGNTVYNKEEEKETTTDNNNVTETQETTNKTRQDKIENVDKQQTTKPQSWGNSERIYATNAKKNDPSSRFCIGTSYNYGTGTSHNSDKMLLPVANPYGDYDPEFSGRNIQDSPIGTKDRRTRTKHHQPIKLGVSIRYNINNRWSLQTGLNYSRLASDFSYEKRGTEYAVEQKLQYVGIPVNASYSFIKTKRFNVYATAGAEIEKLVKGEVNLSAEAMSQITPTHTTIKEGRPVFSTALSIGGELRISKDVSAYIEPGISHHFNNGSNVESIYKDKPTNFNLNMGVRINLNK
- a CDS encoding zinc-binding metallopeptidase, whose protein sequence is MKKNILALSLLAAVTAGFTACSDDNLSSESVIKPSKTANTVFDKWLYKNFVVPYNIQIQWRYEDNESDMSYYDVPADSAQSVELAHIVKYTCVEAYTEAAGIDFTRRFFPKLFSFLGEFEYGNNGSIKLGTAEGGKKIRLLGVNHLDKVKNNRTALDEYYLKTIHHEFVHIVNQTKDYPREFGKITPTGYVNDSWLSEKYGTGYEKRGFVTAYSQKEEREDFAEVVSTYIISTDAQWKAILKKATIVDANGAEAKDQPGVTAIEKKLEIAKRYYKETFNVDLDKVRDTVIERENNVVSGSYNLTNLNY